In Carassius carassius chromosome 14, fCarCar2.1, whole genome shotgun sequence, the genomic stretch tttaataaatACAGAAGTGGTATCTTATTAACAGAATCGTATGGCTGGGTTTGATAAGCACACATTTGCTCAGTTATTGTTCTACAGGACGCTCTGAAGTGTTCCTGCTGagatcagttatttattttattatttgttaatttatttggcTATGCTCTAAAGCATTACTAGTCTTCCTGGGGTCCACACAACACTTAACATCCATACATTATTACATAcactaaaaaaattaagaaaaaaagttaaatatattattCACATTCAAAAGCATCTctataagtgaaagtgacgtgacattcagccaagtatggtgacccatactccgaattcgtgctctgcatttaacccatccaaagtgcacacacacagagcagtgaacacacacacacacacacactgtgaacacacacccagagcagtgggcagccatttatgttgcggcgccgttgggggttcggtgccttgctcaagggcacctcagttatggtattgccggcccgggattcgaacccacaaccctagggttaggagtcaaactctaaccactaggccacgacttcccataagaAGATAAACATATCTTCCACCCTTTTTTATATCTATAACTGCtactatataaaatacatattgctCATTCAATTAATTCCCACACCTCATCCTCCTGTAAGTACAGAAATCCAAGGTGTGCCTTTAATTgccttttaaaatcaatttatccTGTTATCCTAATTAATGACAATGGTTAAAGTTTCCATGATTTAATTGCACCTAAATGTTACTGTACATTTAAGAAAATTGGTTTTCACATTAGGGAGTAGAAATCTACCCTCTGTCGCTCATCTAGTATCATATTCATGTGACTGGACATTAGATTGTAATTGATTATActgagttttaaaatgtaaaaccttCCATGCTGATAACAGTACTGCATCAATCATCCTATCTTCCACTCTTTTAAGATCTAAGATCAAAGTGCACACTATTAATATTTTTACCTTATGGACACTGGAGGATAAATCTCGCTGCCTTATTTTGTACCAATTGGAGTTTCCTCAAATCCTTTATTTATAGCATTGGCTCATATTATCTGACAATAGTCCAGCTGTGAGAAGAAGAGAGTGTccaatattattttcattatatcaaatgtaaaatattgtctACAACTTACTGCAGCTACCACCCTTCCAATTATCTTCTCTGTGTTCTCAATATGTTTTGACCATGACATTTTAATATCCAGGGTAACACCCAATAGTTTTGCTTCCTTAACTTGCTgaataagtgttttatttatatataatttcagcTCCGGTTTGGGCTGTAGAGAATAATTACAGATTTCTCTGTAATGCCTGAAATATTAATGTACATGTGAGAGCATGCTAAGCCAGATAGATTTGGCCTGCAGTTCAGGTTGCAAAAATTTTTTAACTGTTTAGTCATCAGCcaaaattaaattattagtaaaatGAGCTAAAACTTATTTGTGTTCATCCAAAATAGAACTAGTTTCCACAGACcgaatatattacaaatattataaatgtttttattaaaacaatcttatgtttaatttataaaaatcattaaagatttcacagcaaaaagacatGTACCATGACCTGAACATATACACTGTCCAATCTGACAACAGAAGGGATGTAGAACATTATGAACAACAGGTTTTTCAGCACAGCGTTGATCATGTTCATAATGTAAATGCCTTAGAAATGCatttatcaaatatgatacactaggctttacagggttaaagcCTTGTTGTTTTTGTATGCTTGCTGGTACAGGCCTGTGTGAATGCATACCCACTCATCACACACCGAACACTTTAATACACACCTCTTTGATTCTCATATGCAACCAGCCACAAATACACTCAACTATAAGCagtcacaaaaaagaaaaaggatcGTAAGTTTTATATCTCATGTCAAATGCTCATGTCAAGGCATTGCTATTTAATATGTTATACTTTGGGGACTAATGTGTTCCCTACACACTAAAAGAATACAAAAGGACAGTATTTTTGGAAATATGATCATAAAGGTCAACATGGGCCTGCGGTTCTGCTCAAGTCAGCAAAAGACTTCCTGTCCTCATCTGATAACAATGCTGATTGTTGTTTCAGATGTCAAATTACACTCCTGTTTGTGTCCTTTGGGAGTTTAACAAAGGCGACAGGCGGACAAAGGAAAAAAGCATCATCTATTCTCATCACAATAATACCCCTTGTTACGTTATACTCTTTCACTCTCCGATATAAATGTCCCAGATACTTCCTCCTGTTTAACCTTCTCGAATAGTTTTTGAAAAGAGTAGAGTCAAATTTACAGCTGTACTAAGTTAAAATCGAAAGCAAGTCATTTAAAGGGTTTCTGGCAAAGTACCATATATACACTTGGTTTTGAAGTGATTTAAAGCGtatttaaaatttgaaaatatattatggTATTGCAAACAAACAAATCGTTGTTTAATATGAGTAACGTTAGTTCTCATTTTATAATACAGAGAGAATCACTGCCATCTACTGGCGGCAAAGCGCTGTATAGTTTCTGTTTCTTGCCTCTTCTCATGTGAGTCTCATGTTAGACATGAAAACGAATACAAAATGTGTCTGTCGTCGTGTTTCAGATTTAGGAATGTAGATGAATTACAGTTCTTTTTAGTTTTAAAGCAAATGAAGCAAGTGTATCGTTCCACACGTTCCCGTTGTGGAACTAATGTTCAGCGTCACTGTGTTTCCGGGGAGAAGCTAAAGAGGGGCACACTGAAGTCTGTATTGTCAAATACGGTCGCATGTGAGTGTTTTGTGCAATCATTTGTAtcgattaaataaaatatttactaatTTTACTAGTTTTTATTAATGATCAGTAAGTTTTTAGTACTTTGGGCTGTGAGATTTGTACGTTGCTATGTCTTATTTGTTAGGTTAACTTGTTTACACTTAATATGCAAAGAAACAGTCTAATTCATCTTCTTGGCtgtcatattttaattataaccGTGATTTTGACAATAATTCGGCATCACTTTCCAGATAATGTAGAAATAATTGTTTTAACTTGAGTCATAAATGTTTAGCGATCTCTAATGATTTATGTATGTTGTATAAAATGAATTTGTCCTTGATCGAGACCAGGGGTTTTCATGTTTTCTAAGTGGTGGGCAAAAAGTTTAAAGTAAaacaatgtggaaaaaaaaaaaaaaaaaaaaaaagggaactcagtaaataaaatttagaaatttaaactaataaatgtaattatttgaattaaaaatatcaatctgatttaaatgaataataaaaccgTACAGTACTACAGtgtagtagggctgtcaaaattgctcaaaagtgacgttcgaatattccctctaaaaaatacacgaatattcgaactattcgaacatctggttgcgcatgttgtcaatgacgcgcattacgtcaataacaggcaaaaatgaTACAAAGATGATACAAAATGATAcaaactacttgtatagatagtctatttaagtttaaacatatatgacaacgtattacctacacaaaaacaaggaaatcaactaatggccaagaccgcagacctcacgctctctcaccctcacgttctctgcgcataatggtttaaatgaacaaacacatttttgtgcaagcaatttaaggtcgcgactgttgtcccaaatatagcaggcttcattcagtgactgaaacaaatattattaatatcaattaaagttttacagcatatagaactgtcattgaatgctccgagcgagctgtgctgtggtaaacatggaacttttccttgacatgaaacgataaataatcaaacctcggatccattgcttgacagaactccccgaagcgttccccatccgcgatactgatcggtctcatgtccttacaaatgaacgaaattattttatccgttatggccttttgtcgtgttgcagacaaagagcttgtggcgggcgatgcaaagtaacgttaagtgtcaagacgtgactgtttaactggagttccacacattatgccatgctcatttgggtgcacatttttgagatgtgacctcatgttgctagttgtcgaatggtatgctaactgtatcttaaatagcttgcatacaacaatctcgcgggtcaacaattttacctcattttctctgctgcggtcgagttgggctctgcacttgctgccatcttccatgaagacgcgtcaactttcatcagtgatgctgtgccagacagtgcgattCCTGTGatgctgtgacctgtccctgaaccctcaggcgcgctagcgcacccactcgcaaagcagacaaccacgcctctactaccgcgggcctttttttcccacatttttttttattcgaatattaattttcaccttcgaaattcgttttttaaaactattcgaatacatattttaatttagaatattcgttgactgCCCTACAGTGTAGTAGTAGTaactaaatatttttcaaataatagcATTTCATACATATTTATAATACTAGTTTTTGTTTACAGTATAAATTGGGgatttacatataaaaattttATAGGGGACCCAAATTTAACACCTTTTAGCAACAAATCATAGTCCTTagaatgaaacatttaatatttttctattaaCATGAACTGTATGATTATGCTAAATAACTGCTTCAtaaaatgaatgagaaaattGCGTTTTTTAATTGTCCATGGTTTCATTTTCTCAGAGGCAGCAGGCAACAATTTGCCATGTAAAACACAAATATGTCACCAGTAGAGGATCACTGCACTTAGGTCACTGTGAAATGATGCTCTTTTCTTTTAAGGTGCCAGGGTAATCGGTGATGATGATGGACACTCTGGAGGACACCTTTAGGACTCTCTCCATTGCCAGGAGGCTACAGCCCAGTGATGCCACGTACATTTTGGAGCTCTCCTGTGCCAGCAGTGGGTCAGATGTGCTGGCTGTGTGCTGCTCCAATCACTCTGTGCACCTGCACAGCAGAGAGACGCTCCGCCTGGTGGGTGACTTCCAGGGTCACACAGCTCCTGTGTGTGGGGTGCGTTTCTCTCATCTCTCCCCTCACCTGCTGTTCACCGGCTCTGCTGATGGGACACTGCGGTGCTGGGACGTCCGGCGGCCTGGTTCTGATGCCACCCAGGTGTTCCACAGTGATTCGACACATTCGTACTGCTCGTTTGATGTGAGCTGTAGTGATCGTGTGCTGTGCGCAGGCACAGAGCAGGTGGGGGAGGACAGTTTTTTGGTATTCTGGGATGCCCGTATGGTTCAGGGTGGTGGTGAGATGGGTGGTCTGCTGGGCGTTTACTCAGAGTCCCACAGTGATGACATCACTACAGTGAAGTTCCACCCCCAGCAGGCAGATCGTTTGGCTTCTGGAGCCACAGATGGGCTTGTGAACGTGTTCGATCTGAGTCTGGGTGGAGAGGATGATGCTCTTGTGACCACCTGTAACTGCAATTCCTCTGCCAGCTCTCTCTGCTGGACAGGTAGGCAGCAACAACACACCTGACTGAGCAATCCAAACTATATAAGAGTAAAACTTgagcagtatttatttttttatgtcacagTGTACTAGAAACAGTTCCCTTAGTCATGTAAAATATCAGAATTTTTCAATTTTGATGACCTGGCCTTccatgttacattttttaaaatattaatattaaaaatataataattattatttttatatagatttcaTGCTTGGCTATTAAATTGTGATGACCAGACTTGTAAATTTGCTTCTTAAGATGTTTTACACATTTCTATGacatgtaaacatttatataatcatCATAATAATCATAAAGAATATTTTCCCTTGTATGCTTAGCTATTAAATTGTGATGACCATGCCTTTGATGatgatttttgcaaatttctattacatactactactactacttctactaacTCTATGCTTAGGTGTTTGTGTTTATGATGACCAgcccttaaaaacaaatgttaaatttaataataaatagtaattgcAGTAAAATAATTTGCTACAAATTATGTAGTCACTTTTATGTAATGTATATGAaaattgtatgtatatttttgtaatatatgacataaaatgtatctaaaataataaaaaaacaattatataaatgatatacatttgtgaaaatatgtggaaatacaaacaataataatattttttttaaataaattcacttgatatgaatataatcaaacaataaaaacagGCAAACTGATAACAGTAtagaataaatactttttttttagttatgcTTTGCTGTAAAATATTGAATTGACTAGAAATTGGATTTTCTAAGTACATTTACTTTGTTGATTGGATAAAATGTGTGGGAACCCTGTTAGCGTTTGTATATTCAGATTAGCTATTTAAGATGGAATAACTGTTTAAATCAGTTATTATTACCAAGGAACAAATATGAGTTTCAAGTtctatttgaattaaaatgttaaacatcaCTATATCTGTACTCCCCAGAACCCTAAATTGGCATTTCATTTCTTCTATTAACAGGCAAAGATCTTGACCAGTTGTTTTGTCTGACTCATGATGAAGGGCTCCACCTGTGGGATGTGGCTCGCCCAGACAGTGATGACACTCTGACCCTTCTGAGCTCGGCAGATGCTCGAACACTTGTCCAGCTCCCTGATGGAGCGTCGCTTGAGTACTTTGTGGGCGGTACATGGCTGTCAGATGAGGAGCGTATTCTGTTAGTGGGAGGGAGTAATCATGGAGAGCTCCACCTCCTGGACTGCAGTGGGCGTGGTCTGAGGTTCATTAAATCCCTCAGAGGGGGTCATTCAGCTACAGTGAGGTGCTTCCAGTGGGATGCGATCAGTCAGTCTCTGTTGACGGGTGGAGAAGATGGCCAGTTGTTGCAGTGGAAAGCAGGAGCAGAGGAAATCAGTGTGGGAAAGAAAGATTCTCTGAAAAGCATCTCCTCCATGCAGCTCAAAACTAAAGCTCACAGAAAACAAGCTGTACAGAAAGACCGCTCAAAACTAGCATGATCACATGCACAGGACAAACTCAGATTTCACTAAGAGACAGTTGACACTGAAACAAATTGGTTATGTGACAGAAGTCTCAGAGAAATTGCACAGTGCACTAAGCTACAGTACTTTGCTTTGATGCCCTTGTTTTCACAAATGTAAGGATAATAGATGAAGAAACACTTTATGGAGACTAAATTAGAATCTTCTGCCGAATAAAACATATAGCTTATTATAGACATTGgctgattttaaaaagttttgtgGTTTTAAATTGTAAGTTTTGAACAAATTGCTACATGACGTTGATTTGTCCAGCAGATAAACTCTCAACTTTGTGATAGTTGTTGTCCTTATGTAAAACATTACAtgtcttgtgttttgtttgcaaccttttttaaaaatgtgtttcataaaATCACTTTTGAGGTTAAACATGTGacttaaaaaagataaaattgTGTTCTGGGTTTCAGGAATAAAAACTGAAGCTGTattatattaaaggaatagttaaacaaaaatttaaaatcatcttaaattgtactcaccctcaggccacccaagaggtagatgagtttgtttcttaatcagaacagatttggagaaaatttggtttgaactcttattctgacggcacccattcactgcagaggatccattggtgagcaagtgatgcaatgctacatttttccatatctgttccgatgaagaaacaaactcatcgacATGCTGGCATGAGGGCGGGTACATTATAAGCaattcttatatatttatttatttctattcctTTAATGCATGGGGATTTTCTGAAATATCTTgtcataaatgtttttatatgtacCTGCATCAGCACCACTGGGATAAAATGTCAGAATCACTTTCTAATTAATGATGCAAAGTGCAACCATACCCTCCCCATGTCAGCATTCTTTCTATGCAAAGGTTTAATGGACAAAAATGGTGGTTATTGTTCTTagcaaatgctttttacaaaatcATCCATCAAGAAATGtaagttttgtgttttttgttactTCTTAGCATGGACTTACCCACAAGAACTTCTGAAATTGTAAATAGAAATAGTTTTCGATCTCAAGAGCTGCAGAATTAATTCTACAGCTTCATAATCTCACATTTTTTCCTgagttttttaaatttatttttattgttgaatCTCATTAGTGATCTTGAATACCTACTGAGTGTGCTTTGAAATGCAAATATGACTTTTAAACATGCAGGCGGGTTTGTCTCTGAGATTTTTGAGCTCCCCAGTGTCACACACTTTTCTTAGGGTAGCTTCTACAGTTTTCAGTGTTTGATTCTCTCAGTGTAAACACTGAGGATGAGAGTCCAGCTAATAATTCTGATGTAATGTAAGCCGGGTGAGGTTTACTATGCTGAATTCAAGACATGCCACAACAGGACAGCCCTGTTCATAAGTTCGTATTACATCGATCGGAAACTGCCCCACCCTCAATAATATGTGGCAGAAAGTGATGTGAATTCGGAATTTTGACAACTGAGAAACTGTCAACTGCATGGTGTTTGTGGCTGCTATGTGTTTTGTAAATGccctttaatataaaataaagaatgcATACATTTATCTGTATTTGAAGCCACCATAAAATCCCCAGCAAGCATCTGTCgttaatttatttgatttctaaaacatattaataCCACTACATCTTTTTTACAGTTTGGTGCCTTTCAATCCCTAAAACAAGTTATGGTATTGCAGATTTATCTGCAGATTTATCTTTTAATCACTGGACTAAGGTAATTTATTAACTTTAACATTTCCCTGTTTCTGATTAAACATAAATAGGTTTCAAAAAtaggttttattttcatttattcaatGAAACAGCCCAGAGAGTCTCTGTTGCGTAATCAGCCGTTCCCTGTGTACGCAATGACGTGGGTGCCTACGCGCGCGGTCTCGTCACTCATTTCCTGAAACACATGGAACCGCAGCTGAGAGTAAAAGATGCCATATGATCCTGATGCTCGCGCGATGTGCTGATAGTTCACGCCAGGTGTGCTCTTTGGAATGAGACGCTCCTTATATGGGTTGGGTTCTTATACAGGTTTAACTTCATTCCTGAAGAGATTGATTATTACCTTTTCTTTTTCCCTGTCCAGACTGTCGCCATTCTGAATAAAGATGCATTAGtgctattaatgtttttttttttctattcagttcatttttatttcttgagTGCTTTTAACGATATATATAGCTTTATAGGATGATTTCATAATAAAATTAGTATTGGCAAAGTGTtcaagtttttaatatttattatatagttattttactACAATGTAATAAA encodes the following:
- the wdr89 gene encoding WD repeat-containing protein 89, yielding MMMDTLEDTFRTLSIARRLQPSDATYILELSCASSGSDVLAVCCSNHSVHLHSRETLRLVGDFQGHTAPVCGVRFSHLSPHLLFTGSADGTLRCWDVRRPGSDATQVFHSDSTHSYCSFDVSCSDRVLCAGTEQVGEDSFLVFWDARMVQGGGEMGGLLGVYSESHSDDITTVKFHPQQADRLASGATDGLVNVFDLSLGGEDDALVTTCNCNSSASSLCWTGKDLDQLFCLTHDEGLHLWDVARPDSDDTLTLLSSADARTLVQLPDGASLEYFVGGTWLSDEERILLVGGSNHGELHLLDCSGRGLRFIKSLRGGHSATVRCFQWDAISQSLLTGGEDGQLLQWKAGAEEISVGKKDSLKSISSMQLKTKAHRKQAVQKDRSKLA